taCATTTGAACTTTCCATGTGTTCAGTTGGGTTCTGAGTTATTGGTTTACATGTGGTAACAACTGCGGGTTATCAAGAGAAGTATTGTACTCACTTTTAGCATTGTTTTAAAAACCTGAAGACCATAGCCTTGCCTCTGACACGAATCGTGGATGTAGAAATCTAGAACACAGAGCGGCCATAGCTCCTGAATGTCTCCGTGCTCATCAATAATGAAAAGTTTCTTTCTTCCAATCTTCAGGAAACCAATGATAGCACCACAACTACTAGAAAGCCAGTGAATACATACAAAAATCagttgaataacaaatattttcatggtTTTAGAAACCATTACAACAAAATGGCccttgaataataaaataattaccaaTACTGGATTAACATAGATTCAAGGCTAAAGCCCTGCCAGCTACCCAAGGAAAAGAAATGTGATTTATAAAACAAGCAGAATAGAGGCCACAgtgagttattattatttacacataTTACCTGGGTTTAGGGCCAAATTAAACTTTAGTCCAGCCATGTCTATTCTAGAAAGAAATTACCCTTGAATGACCAAAAATGGTCACTGGAGAGCAAACACATGACCTTTCAACACCAAAAAATTAACCCTGAACACCAAAAGATGATTCTCAAATTACAATTAATAGCCTTTAAGCCCCAAATCACCttttaacaaacaataatcaCCCTCAACAAAgcagaaaattaaagaaaagtagtAAGAAATGGCTCATGAATAGTGAGTAATAATCTCAGACGATCTATCAGTAAAGTACCCTAAACAGCTGACACCTTGATGGTCACTTTTTTTATCTAGTTATTATAAAGGCTTTGATTAATTTCTGGAATTTTCTACAAGAATACCAGTACTCACTTGTTGGTTTCTGAATTTTTCATTACGTACATCCAGTGATTTGAAttttgaagttttgaagcatttGTGATTGCACTTTGTAATCCCTGTGCCTACAGAAAGGAATGTAGCGATATGTTACACCCCAGGGAACCACAAACCATCATAAGTtcctaatatttgttttaaatatacacaGTACTAttcacaagcaaaaaaaaaatcacatatatatacaatgttCGTACATAAAACCAgctttaaaaacattatacaaaatgttGAAGGGAGGATTGTTTTTCTTAGTTGacagtgaaataataaaaaaaaaacagacgtGTGTCAATTTTTCTGAGGTTTTCCTTCTTTCATTAGTAACAAAAATAACGTACCACTGCAGAAGCTTCACCTAAGGCATCAATTACGTGCTTGAGTCTCTGAATATCTGATCTGAAAAGACATATTTGAATAActgttacatgtatatatacccCGTAATGTATCATGATTCAGTAATATAGTTGCTGTCAAGTCAGACCTTAAGGTCCCTTACaattacatgaaaacaaacttacgtcctttaaaataaattgtattaaagttatttaaataccaaCATTAACTTAATGACTGCACAATCATTTCTATTTATAACATACTGAACATtcaaattttcataaatataactaaaatactGGTGAGGTTTTCTTTCTCTGTTCACAAAGATCATAAATTTTTCGATCAAGGAAGCATATCGAACTACTATTAATACAAGTTGTGAGAAAAGAGCCGTTTTTGTGAAGAATAGAAGCCACAGAGAAACCTTTAGAGCTATGGAAAAGCCAACCAAAATATGCACAAAATAACTTTAAGGCATCCAAAGTAATCAAACTGAAGTTATgtcaaacaaaaaacatattagtGGCAGATTAACGTATCcaacagaaaaacaaaccaaaaagaaataaagttaacTCTCCAACGACAAACTTTATACAACtccataaaataacatatgacCTCTGCAAAAAAAACGATGTTAGTTATAAAATGGTCACAGATAGAATAAGaacattaaaaacagagaaacaaagccatacaaaaacagataaaatgtttctGAGTCCCTAACCTACCCTAAATCAAGAAAACTTGATATATCAActcagaaaaacacaaaatacaaaaacaacacataaaaggTTTCTAAAGGACTGAAAACTGAACCAAAAATACAGTAGAACCagacaaggaaaataaaaaacatttttaggttTCATACTTCttgaatataaattttttttaaaattatgttcaagtaatgtatttttttagtattggaacaaaactgtaaaataaatatatatatatgcagaaatttgagtttaaaacaaaccaaaacctgaGTCAAAACCTAATAATAGccaaagattaataaaaaaaaaagagaactgtatacatgtgtgtgtatgctACATCTGGCAATAACGGAAAATGAAGACCATAAACCAAGCACTAGTGGAGGCTAAGCCAAAGTTGGAGAAAAAACAGATtgaaaaatgtttggaaaataaaaatagggTAAAAACTCAAATGtttcaataatgtttgttattttaagaaatgaaaaaaaaatgaatatccAAATTGGAGCCACTACTTATAGCTGAAAATTATAGCCAGATATAAAGCAGTAAAACAAGCTGtgtcaaagaaaacaaaatttcaagaaCACAGTTTTACACTTCctcagttaataaaataaaaccgaGCAGTTGAAATAGTATacagaaaatgtttacaaaaacatatcTCAGTTCAGGTGGTTAGAATATTCATCGGGTATCTCCAATTAAAACTGAGATAAGGTAAAATGGATCAAACAACAAtctgtgaaaaaaaagaaaacataagtgACAACCACTATcctaataaagatttattttagtattttaaaccaaTCTTTCAAGACAAGAAAACTTCAAATGCTAACCTTCCGTTTGAAAGTTTGTTGTGAGAACTGCTCTCCTCTTTACGTTTACTGAATGTTTCTTGAATATTGTCATTATGGTCTGGTGTAACTGAGGTTACAGGTTCCACTTGAAGATGACAGTTTACTTTGGAtattaaaactggaaataaagagTGTACAGTGAAGGGAAATTCCATTGGTCGATAAACGGCAAACAAGATATCTTCCTCCAAAGAGAATTATTTCCTGAGATATCTTCCTCCAAAGAGAATTATTTCCCGATTCTCAACAACTCTTGTATTTCTAACTGACTTCACACTTGTTAATTTCTGACTGCCAAGTGAGACAAGCACATCAACAATTGTTTCTCTTATAAATCTTCACATCTGGACATGATCACTGGTTCGTTTATACAGCAGCTTAATGGATATATTACACTCAATTCAGTTCTCCTAGCTCCAGAAAAATCAGAATCTAAAGAACACCCATgtacatattacatttataagtttatttgtcAGAATTGcaaatgtttcaaacaataaaaattataagttactaacctaaagttactaaaatatacttaagttgttataaaaaaaaaagaaaaaaaaggttttaacataaaatttatggACAGCAAAGGTCCTGTTGATCCACCTGTGCTGTCCCATCTACCAAACTAAACTTACGAAAACAACCAAACTAAAAACTGAAAGCCAaaactttcatttaaatatttatcaagctctCTCTTACATTTCTTGTATCCACTACATTTAGAGGCATTTCATTTTGAGGGCCAATTACcctgttagaaatataaaactattttaactgaAAAGGACCCCTATCATACCCTAGTCCTAGGTAAAAAATAATGAGTCAGTTcccttaaacacttcaatcaaacCCTCTTTTATCtcttctttttcaagagaaaacaactttAAGAGATATTAACCTGTCTTCTCATGACACCCCCCCTCTATCTCAGGTACCTTCCAAGTAGTCTTCCTCTGAATCTTGTCCAACAATTCAATGCTCTCTCTATGGTAAGGAGACAAAACACTAAAGGCCTAATTAGGCCTAAGAAGTGACccatataattaaattataacatcttCAAACTTTATTCTCAGTATATGTCTAGTTACAATATGAAATCATATTTCCTGTACTATTATCAACAGCATATTACTGAGGTGGTTTAAAAGTCTGATAAACTACTACATCAGTATCATgttcttccataacactgttacggttattcccatcaaaattatgcCAATGATTCATATTGCAGTATTTCACACATACtaccttgtatttattataattaaaaaccacatttcatttgtttgtccaactcactaaatgatctaactccttttgtaaatcagtaa
This genomic window from Tachypleus tridentatus isolate NWPU-2018 chromosome 10, ASM421037v1, whole genome shotgun sequence contains:
- the LOC143227959 gene encoding alpha-tubulin N-acetyltransferase 1-like codes for the protein MEFPFTVHSLFPVLISKVNCHLQVEPVTSVTPDHNDNIQETFSKRKEESSSHNKLSNGRSDIQRLKHVIDALGEASAVAQGLQSAITNASKLQNSNHWMYVMKNSETNNSCGAIIGFLKIGRKKLFIIDEHGDIQELWPLCVLDFYIHDSCQRQGYGLQVFKTMLKIEEVSPEELAIDRPVPQIF